The Methanosphaera sp. BMS genome contains a region encoding:
- a CDS encoding histone family protein: MEQLPIAPMGRILSNAGASRATKDAKIELSKKLSELGEAISVEAVAIAEHAGRKTVKVSDIELAVKLKF, translated from the coding sequence ATGGAACAATTACCAATTGCACCTATGGGTAGAATTTTATCTAATGCAGGTGCTTCACGTGCTACAAAAGACGCAAAAATAGAATTATCCAAAAAATTATCAGAACTTGGAGAAGCTATTTCTGTAGAAGCAGTAGCCATAGCAGAACATGCTGGTAGAAAAACTGTAAAAGTTTCTGATATCGAATTAGCAGTAAAATTAAAATTTTAA
- the argH gene encoding argininosuccinate lyase has product MDLRAGRFDGQMTDDAAKFSSSIEFDRRLFDADIKCNRAHTTMLMEEGIIPEESAKKILDALDKLETEGIDALDMNPSFEDIHMALEDYITKLIGQEAGFMHTAKSRNDQVCTDVRIALKEEIENTIGAIKDFIRTIVDMAKDNLDTLFIAYTHLQHAQPNTFAHHLMAYANELRRDCERFEDTYKRVDMSPLGSAALTTTGFPINRNRTAELLGFTKVMDNSIDGVSSRDFAAEAIFDYAMLSTTLGKMADEVVIWSSYEFRMVECSNQYSSTSSIMPQKKNPDIAELARGKSTIAYGELMTVLSMIKGIPHSYNRDLQEVSPHLWNAIDNTNEILKIMHGMISTLTINKDRTEYLAGANFATATELADVMVRHKNIPFRTAHKIVGRIVSEAIDEGIGTNDIDDDYVNRISEMVTGSPINLGDELVSQALNPLKNVKSRTVKGGCAPSAVEESIEIMEDYLSE; this is encoded by the coding sequence ATGGATCTTAGAGCAGGACGTTTTGACGGTCAAATGACAGATGATGCAGCCAAGTTCTCATCATCAATAGAATTTGACAGAAGATTATTTGACGCTGATATAAAATGCAACCGGGCACATACAACAATGCTCATGGAAGAGGGCATAATACCTGAAGAATCCGCAAAAAAAATATTGGATGCATTGGATAAGCTGGAAACGGAAGGAATTGATGCATTGGATATGAATCCATCATTTGAGGATATTCATATGGCACTGGAAGACTACATAACAAAACTGATAGGTCAAGAGGCTGGCTTCATGCATACGGCCAAAAGCAGAAACGACCAGGTATGTACAGATGTTAGAATTGCCCTCAAGGAAGAAATAGAAAATACAATCGGTGCCATAAAGGATTTCATCCGGACAATAGTGGACATGGCAAAGGACAACCTTGACACACTGTTTATAGCATACACCCACCTGCAGCATGCTCAGCCAAACACATTTGCCCATCACCTGATGGCATATGCCAATGAGCTAAGAAGGGACTGTGAAAGATTTGAAGATACATATAAACGTGTGGACATGTCACCTCTTGGAAGTGCAGCACTAACTACCACAGGATTTCCAATAAACAGAAACAGGACGGCAGAATTGCTGGGCTTTACTAAGGTGATGGATAACTCCATAGATGGCGTAAGCAGCCGTGACTTTGCAGCAGAGGCAATATTTGACTATGCAATGCTATCCACAACTCTTGGTAAAATGGCTGATGAAGTGGTAATATGGAGCAGTTATGAATTTAGAATGGTGGAATGTTCAAACCAGTACTCCTCAACATCATCAATCATGCCACAGAAGAAAAACCCGGACATAGCAGAACTGGCCCGAGGAAAAAGTACCATAGCATATGGTGAACTGATGACTGTTCTTTCCATGATAAAGGGTATTCCACACAGCTACAACAGGGATTTACAGGAAGTATCTCCACACCTGTGGAATGCAATAGACAACACCAATGAAATATTGAAAATCATGCACGGCATGATTAGTACCTTGACGATAAATAAGGACCGTACCGAATACCTGGCGGGTGCAAACTTTGCAACTGCAACCGAACTGGCTGACGTAATGGTACGCCACAAGAATATCCCATTTAGGACAGCCCATAAGATAGTTGGAAGAATCGTCTCAGAGGCTATAGATGAAGGAATAGGCACTAACGATATTGATGATGACTATGTAAACCGGATATCAGAAATGGTTACGGGCAGTCCAATAAATCTGGGGGATGAACTGGTATCACAGGCATTAAATCCGCTTAAAAACGTAAAAAGTAGGACGGTTAAGGGTGGATGTGCTCCTAGTGCGGTGGAAGAATCCATTGAAATAATGGAAGATTATTTGAGTGAATAA
- a CDS encoding glycosyltransferase family 39 protein, with protein sequence MINEIKEFIDRNRLDIYYILILVALLLIISIPKLLVQYNAGIINWDTYLYLENGRLYAKMGWGDVPSISPVLPLILAKIFLIRGHTFQEAIFTVDVLFYILGAIALYLLLRYKFDYNTSLLASIIYATFTLLYSWVGIGGNDIIGVTGTILTVYLILISNKYSNKFYLLAIPIAAYAFLSRYTAGVMIFAILFFIIINKINLKELKYMIAGSILGVISISWFLYEFNKALDTPFPFLGQFSGTVQNTPVLDSGYLPDNTYFLRNLPQYLSSHINSNNFNSWVNPSFNDPSIISYILIIMMIIGFAAIVYKIFKAVRDNKEDFLQIKNIILLAVLAIVAAVCILTIGTSYIITILLFMVVLGGLYYLLKDYPIEKLDYEFLMISLFVVYLVFQSILSTKNDRYFITVLPFIAYFIACGVSWIYELMDKHVSPLEVKKRSVKLSSIISAILIVFLIANSLAYCYDTPTENHYEDIEEACSWLTGYDNNITNQTIIVSDNWPAVTWYLNVYGQRGVLNVKNQSHYWLFSRDILIQNETNHAATYYIDTHNDIKADYPGLTKIYRTGDVVIYENDYILNNSNATVECDDYINYINNTLESVKGNYGDVNGKL encoded by the coding sequence ATGATAAATGAGATTAAAGAATTTATTGACAGGAATCGTTTAGATATTTATTATATATTAATACTAGTGGCATTACTGTTAATCATAAGCATTCCCAAGTTATTAGTTCAATATAACGCGGGCATCATTAACTGGGACACATACCTGTACCTGGAAAATGGTCGTTTATATGCCAAGATGGGCTGGGGTGACGTTCCAAGCATATCACCAGTTCTTCCATTGATACTTGCAAAGATATTCCTGATAAGAGGACATACATTTCAGGAGGCAATATTTACTGTCGACGTATTATTTTACATACTGGGAGCAATAGCATTATACCTGCTTTTAAGATACAAGTTTGACTACAACACAAGCCTTCTTGCAAGCATAATCTATGCGACATTCACCCTGCTGTATTCATGGGTCGGCATTGGAGGAAACGACATCATAGGAGTAACCGGAACAATACTGACAGTCTACCTGATATTAATTTCAAATAAATATTCAAACAAGTTCTATCTTCTGGCAATTCCAATTGCGGCATATGCATTTCTATCAAGATATACTGCAGGAGTGATGATTTTTGCCATATTGTTTTTCATAATAATCAACAAGATAAATCTTAAAGAATTAAAATATATGATAGCAGGTTCAATACTTGGAGTAATCAGTATTTCATGGTTCTTATATGAATTCAACAAGGCACTGGACACTCCATTTCCGTTTCTTGGACAGTTCAGTGGAACTGTACAAAACACGCCCGTCCTTGATTCCGGTTATCTTCCTGATAACACATACTTCCTGAGAAATCTGCCGCAATACCTGTCAAGCCATATCAATTCAAACAATTTTAACAGCTGGGTAAATCCATCATTCAATGACCCGTCAATAATCTCATATATACTGATTATAATGATGATAATTGGATTTGCCGCCATAGTCTACAAGATATTTAAGGCCGTCCGTGACAACAAAGAGGATTTCCTTCAAATAAAAAACATTATCCTTCTGGCAGTACTTGCAATAGTTGCGGCTGTATGCATATTGACCATAGGAACATCATACATCATCACGATACTGCTGTTTATGGTTGTGCTTGGAGGATTATATTATCTGTTGAAGGATTACCCTATAGAAAAGCTCGACTATGAATTTCTGATGATAAGCCTGTTTGTGGTATATCTAGTGTTCCAGTCAATATTATCCACCAAAAACGATCGATACTTCATAACGGTCCTGCCGTTTATAGCATACTTCATAGCATGCGGAGTATCATGGATATATGAACTGATGGATAAGCATGTATCCCCATTAGAAGTCAAAAAGAGAAGTGTCAAACTATCAAGCATCATATCGGCGATATTAATAGTTTTCCTGATAGCAAACTCTTTGGCATACTGCTATGACACGCCGACGGAGAATCATTACGAAGACATTGAAGAAGCCTGCAGTTGGCTTACCGGCTATGACAACAACATAACAAATCAGACCATTATCGTATCGGACAACTGGCCAGCGGTTACGTGGTACTTGAATGTTTATGGTCAAAGGGGAGTGTTGAATGTCAAGAATCAGTCCCATTACTGGCTCTTTTCAAGAGACATACTAATCCAAAACGAGACCAATCATGCGGCCACCTATTACATCGACACACACAATGACATCAAGGCAGACTATCCTGGACTTACCAAGATATACCGGACGGGGGATGTGGTTATCTATGAAAATGATTACATACTAAACAACAGTAATGCAACTGTCGAATGCGACGATTATATTAACTATATCAACAATACACTAGAAAGCGTTAAGGGCAATTATGGTGATGTAAATGGAAAGTTATGA
- a CDS encoding DUF3096 domain-containing protein, which yields MSDNTNQLLNVAAIIGGLLILIYPNLVAYVIAIFLIVYGVLQIIK from the coding sequence ATGTCAGACAATACAAACCAACTATTAAATGTGGCCGCTATCATCGGTGGTTTATTGATATTAATCTATCCGAATTTAGTGGCTTATGTTATTGCAATATTTTTGATAGTGTATGGTGTGCTTCAGATAATTAAATAG
- a CDS encoding ATPase: MYTKQQLIHEIMQIRKEIGHEEVVPEIKEIHYNNDELTIITPDRPEKSIIIGKGGWVVGKLREKLGINQIHIVAYTDLILKEYQVGLSVKHVESLIKDKKIPEEYSIVFNGIHDLLKQKHEAIYDKSVIEMFIDENIDRKKIDGTKCYVALSGGADSSFSTIFAKALGFDVKCISVFAGTIILPSKFQRNINNLCNKLNLEHEYLETDMDEVIQEALKGNIHPCGQCSSHTSSVIKQKLEDDDIKIVIYGDLLSTGSRSIIIDDDIIRINLPALFRMEKTEIKNINAKFDVEKIKGYGCPLIVQVHEKYPQYKQFSIQRVLRETRSGILEPGEALELIKTI; encoded by the coding sequence ATGTACACAAAACAACAGCTCATCCATGAAATAATGCAGATAAGAAAGGAAATAGGCCATGAGGAAGTAGTTCCAGAAATTAAGGAGATCCACTACAATAATGATGAACTGACAATCATAACACCAGATAGACCAGAGAAATCCATCATAATCGGAAAAGGAGGATGGGTAGTGGGAAAACTACGTGAAAAATTAGGGATAAACCAGATTCACATCGTAGCATATACTGACCTGATACTGAAAGAGTACCAAGTAGGCTTATCTGTAAAGCATGTCGAATCGTTAATCAAGGACAAAAAAATACCAGAGGAGTATTCTATTGTATTTAACGGCATACACGATCTTTTAAAACAAAAACATGAAGCGATATATGACAAGTCTGTGATAGAAATGTTCATTGACGAAAATATTGACAGAAAAAAAATAGATGGCACCAAGTGTTATGTGGCATTATCCGGTGGAGCAGACAGCAGTTTTTCAACCATATTTGCAAAGGCCTTGGGCTTTGACGTTAAATGCATAAGCGTATTTGCAGGTACCATCATCCTACCGAGCAAATTCCAGAGAAACATTAACAACCTGTGCAATAAACTCAACTTGGAGCATGAATACCTTGAAACTGATATGGATGAGGTGATACAGGAAGCATTGAAGGGAAACATCCACCCCTGCGGACAATGTTCAAGCCATACCTCAAGTGTAATAAAGCAGAAACTTGAAGATGATGACATTAAAATCGTTATCTATGGAGATTTACTGTCAACGGGTTCAAGATCAATAATAATCGATGATGACATTATTAGAATAAACCTGCCGGCACTATTTAGAATGGAAAAAACAGAGATTAAAAATATCAATGCAAAGTTTGATGTTGAAAAAATAAAGGGATATGGTTGCCCATTGATTGTTCAAGTGCATGAGAAATATCCACAGTATAAGCAATTCTCAATACAAAGAGTGCTTAGAGAAACACGTTCCGGTATATTGGAACCCGGCGAGGCACTTGAATTAATTAAAACTATTTAA
- a CDS encoding thiamine pyrophosphate-binding protein gives MKTDKNIAQYLVNKLEKEGVEYIFGYPGEQVLPIYEALRNSKIKHVLVRHEQAAAHAADCYARITGKYGVCIATAGPGAMNLVMGVATAYKDNVPLIVITGDVEKADRNSDCFQEMDINGVFKPITVKSYYSCTPEKLENNIEEVFNYKKSGINGPFHINIPKDVQNKPMNIHHRTITKKKIGDVIESSILDTIKDIDDSIKPLIIVGSGVIYGGCIDELKTFVEKTQIPLTTTFTSRGIISEYDDINLGLTGTRGTKEANYAAGHADLILALGCRLSDRTLKHVATKNIIQINTNVEHNRAGKFYNYNIKEFLEKMNEKDLPQKDDKWLHRIKSQGEYPPNEIDKTDNLHPEEVINTILSKENRNITFIFDAGQSPTYFTTNSKAEKHGQLLFSGGFGPMGFALPASIGASFATDDVIIACPGDGSIQMTIEELATIHTYKLPVIIIVLDNNLLGIIKQWQDMQELPNYQVKLDNPDFIGLAKAYGIDAEEITSIEQLSMKLEEAIEKRKAKLFHVMIEDVHIPMPNH, from the coding sequence ATGAAGACTGATAAAAATATTGCACAATATCTTGTTAATAAACTGGAAAAAGAGGGAGTGGAGTACATATTTGGTTATCCCGGCGAACAGGTTCTGCCGATATATGAGGCTTTACGCAATTCCAAGATTAAGCATGTGCTTGTAAGACATGAACAGGCAGCGGCTCATGCTGCTGATTGTTATGCCAGAATAACCGGCAAGTATGGTGTTTGTATTGCAACGGCCGGTCCCGGTGCAATGAATCTGGTTATGGGTGTTGCAACGGCATACAAGGATAATGTTCCTTTGATTGTAATTACGGGTGATGTTGAAAAGGCCGACAGGAATAGCGATTGTTTCCAAGAGATGGACATCAATGGTGTTTTTAAGCCGATAACCGTTAAGTCATACTATTCCTGTACTCCCGAGAAGCTTGAGAACAATATAGAGGAAGTGTTCAACTATAAAAAAAGTGGTATCAACGGGCCGTTCCACATCAATATACCAAAAGATGTTCAAAATAAACCAATGAATATACACCACAGGACCATTACAAAGAAAAAAATAGGGGATGTTATTGAATCTTCGATTTTAGATACAATTAAAGATATAGATGATAGCATAAAACCATTAATTATTGTAGGTTCCGGTGTGATTTATGGGGGTTGTATTGATGAGTTAAAAACCTTTGTTGAAAAAACACAAATACCACTTACAACAACATTCACATCACGTGGCATCATCTCCGAATATGATGATATCAACCTTGGATTGACCGGTACACGGGGAACAAAAGAGGCCAACTATGCTGCGGGTCATGCGGATTTGATACTTGCACTGGGCTGCAGATTATCCGACAGAACTCTCAAGCATGTGGCTACAAAAAACATCATACAGATAAACACCAACGTCGAACATAACCGTGCAGGCAAATTCTACAACTATAACATCAAGGAATTTTTGGAAAAAATGAACGAAAAGGACCTGCCCCAAAAAGATGACAAATGGCTGCATAGGATAAAGTCCCAGGGTGAATATCCACCTAATGAAATTGATAAAACGGACAATCTGCATCCTGAAGAGGTAATAAACACAATATTATCAAAGGAAAACAGGAACATAACCTTCATATTCGATGCGGGACAGAGCCCAACATACTTTACCACGAATTCAAAGGCAGAAAAACACGGACAACTGCTCTTTTCTGGTGGGTTTGGGCCTATGGGTTTTGCATTACCTGCAAGTATCGGTGCAAGCTTTGCCACGGATGACGTTATAATAGCATGTCCGGGTGACGGGTCAATACAAATGACGATAGAGGAATTGGCCACTATACATACCTATAAGCTACCCGTTATTATCATAGTACTTGACAACAACCTTCTTGGTATTATAAAGCAGTGGCAGGATATGCAAGAGTTGCCGAATTACCAGGTAAAACTGGATAACCCTGACTTCATAGGATTGGCCAAGGCATATGGCATAGACGCCGAAGAGATTACAAGCATAGAACAGTTAAGCATGAAACTTGAGGAGGCAATTGAAAAGAGGAAGGCAAAATTATTCCACGTTATGATTGAGGACGTGCATATACCAATGCCCAACCATTAA
- a CDS encoding TIGR04083 family peptide-modifying radical SAM enzyme, giving the protein MHIMIIPTMGCPANCSYCWSSETTSLVMTKETMDDIVEWLEDFKKEPVTFTFHGGEPLLAGYDFYEYALEKISTHLDDLYPAYAIQTNLWLMDDKLASLFKKYEVPIGSSLDGPKELNDLQRGVGYYDKTLAGYEIAKKHGLRCSFISTFTNYSIKYKEEIFNFFKGNAFNMKIHPALPSIKSHKSDNFALEPEDYGELLLYLLDEYLDLADEIELKNIDHLCKAVFMKTGFVCTYVDCMDSTFAIGPDGSIYPCYRFVDMPDYVMGHVSDKPSYEELMDSRAEKLLHEFKDFVDTDCADCKHIKYCRGGCPYNALVMSNHEVNQVDPHCTAYKMIFDKINELMDEQLMFSFDELDQTVEKDFNFTLDVGLGKKEDNKKKFSVMDIAMK; this is encoded by the coding sequence ATGCACATAATGATAATACCGACAATGGGATGTCCCGCAAATTGCAGCTACTGCTGGAGTTCAGAGACAACAAGCCTGGTGATGACAAAAGAAACCATGGATGACATAGTAGAATGGCTCGAGGACTTTAAAAAAGAACCGGTGACATTCACATTCCATGGGGGAGAGCCATTACTTGCAGGATATGACTTCTATGAATATGCCCTTGAAAAGATAAGCACGCATCTTGATGATCTTTATCCTGCATATGCAATCCAGACAAACCTGTGGCTGATGGATGATAAACTGGCAAGTCTCTTCAAGAAATATGAAGTTCCCATAGGAAGCAGCCTGGACGGCCCAAAAGAATTGAATGACCTTCAGCGTGGAGTTGGATACTATGACAAGACGTTGGCAGGATATGAAATAGCCAAAAAACATGGACTTCGATGCAGTTTCATAAGCACGTTTACAAACTACTCCATTAAATACAAGGAGGAAATATTCAACTTCTTCAAGGGCAATGCTTTTAACATGAAGATACACCCTGCACTTCCATCAATAAAGAGTCATAAAAGCGATAACTTCGCATTGGAACCAGAAGATTATGGTGAATTGTTGTTATACCTGCTTGATGAATACCTTGATTTGGCAGATGAGATAGAGCTAAAAAATATTGACCACCTATGTAAGGCAGTCTTCATGAAGACAGGATTCGTATGTACATATGTGGACTGTATGGATTCAACATTTGCAATAGGGCCTGACGGGAGCATCTATCCTTGCTACCGATTTGTGGACATGCCCGACTATGTGATGGGACACGTATCGGATAAGCCGTCATATGAGGAGCTTATGGACTCCCGGGCAGAAAAGTTATTGCATGAATTCAAGGATTTCGTTGACACAGACTGTGCCGACTGCAAACACATCAAGTATTGTCGTGGAGGATGTCCATATAATGCACTGGTAATGTCAAATCATGAAGTAAACCAGGTGGATCCACACTGCACGGCCTATAAAATGATATTCGATAAGATAAATGAATTAATGGATGAACAGCTGATGTTTTCATTTGATGAATTGGATCAAACCGTAGAAAAAGACTTTAACTTCACTTTGGATGTGGGGTTAGGTAAAAAAGAGGATAATAAGAAGAAGTTCAGTGTAATGGATATCGCCATGAAGTGA
- a CDS encoding ribosome biogenesis/translation initiation ATPase RLI codes for MSRIAILDKDKCQPKKCNYMCIEYCPGVRMEEDTIIISEEDKKPVISEELCSGCGICTNRCVFNAINIINLPEVLTETPIHRYGPNSFELFGMPTIEEGSVVGLLGPNGIGKSTILNILSGQIIPNYGNYEHEATWDETIDFFKGSQLQNYFKKLSNNEIRLSYKPQMVDQLPKVVKGNVSQLLEGVDERNKMDEIVQTLELESTLDRKLANLSGGELQRIAIAAAVLKDADFYYIDEPTSWLDVKQRLNTVQVIRQLTEEKRNVLVIEHDLATLDAMSDYVHVMYGQEGAYGVVSKLRGVRVGINAYINGFLNEENIRIRKQPIEFEIRPPSDMIESETITKYSDFSKKYENFQLEVEEGELNRSQVITAFGPNGIGKTTYAKMLAGVVKPDSGEIEEEIKIAYKPQYIQSDYDGSVEDFLYTHAKGYGSNVFKTDISKPFDLDKIIDKQVSKLSGGEMQRLATAVTLSQEADLYLLDEPTAFLDVEQRLKIAKAIKHVITRDDTSAIIIDHDIVFIDYISDRAMVFYGKSSQYGKATAPINLRDAMNKFLSDVEITFRRDKETNRPRVNKYDSYLDRQQKEKGEYYYLEE; via the coding sequence TTGAGCCGAATTGCAATATTGGATAAAGATAAATGCCAACCAAAAAAATGTAATTATATGTGTATAGAATACTGTCCTGGAGTAAGGATGGAAGAGGATACCATAATCATAAGTGAAGAAGATAAAAAACCAGTAATATCGGAGGAATTATGTTCCGGTTGTGGAATATGTACAAACAGATGTGTATTCAATGCAATAAACATAATTAACCTGCCAGAAGTATTGACCGAAACGCCAATACACCGCTATGGTCCAAACAGTTTTGAACTATTCGGAATGCCAACAATAGAGGAAGGATCAGTAGTGGGACTACTTGGACCAAACGGTATAGGAAAATCCACAATACTGAACATACTATCCGGACAAATCATACCAAACTACGGAAACTATGAACATGAAGCAACATGGGATGAAACGATAGACTTCTTCAAGGGATCCCAACTGCAGAACTACTTCAAAAAACTATCAAACAATGAAATAAGACTATCATACAAACCTCAGATGGTAGACCAACTGCCAAAAGTAGTAAAAGGAAACGTATCCCAACTACTGGAGGGAGTGGATGAAAGAAACAAGATGGATGAAATAGTCCAGACACTGGAGTTGGAATCAACACTTGACAGAAAACTGGCAAACCTATCCGGAGGAGAATTACAGAGAATAGCAATAGCAGCGGCAGTACTCAAAGACGCAGACTTCTACTACATAGACGAGCCGACCTCATGGCTTGACGTAAAACAAAGACTAAACACTGTACAGGTAATAAGACAACTGACTGAAGAAAAAAGAAACGTACTTGTAATCGAACACGACCTGGCGACCCTTGACGCGATGAGTGACTACGTGCACGTAATGTACGGCCAGGAAGGGGCATACGGTGTAGTATCCAAACTACGTGGAGTAAGAGTAGGAATAAACGCCTACATCAACGGATTCTTAAACGAGGAAAATATACGAATAAGAAAGCAGCCGATAGAATTCGAGATAAGACCACCAAGTGACATGATAGAATCAGAGACAATAACAAAATACTCTGACTTTTCCAAAAAATATGAAAACTTCCAACTTGAGGTAGAAGAGGGAGAACTCAACAGAAGCCAGGTAATCACGGCATTCGGACCAAACGGTATAGGAAAAACAACATATGCTAAAATGCTGGCCGGTGTGGTAAAGCCAGATTCCGGTGAAATAGAAGAGGAAATAAAAATAGCATACAAACCACAGTACATACAGTCAGATTACGATGGAAGTGTAGAAGACTTCCTATACACCCATGCAAAGGGATACGGATCAAACGTATTTAAAACAGACATATCAAAACCATTTGACCTGGACAAAATAATCGACAAACAGGTAAGCAAACTATCCGGTGGGGAAATGCAAAGACTGGCAACAGCCGTAACATTATCACAGGAAGCAGACCTATACCTCTTGGATGAACCGACTGCATTTCTTGACGTGGAACAAAGGCTCAAAATAGCAAAGGCAATAAAACACGTAATCACAAGGGACGATACATCAGCGATAATCATAGACCACGACATAGTATTCATCGACTACATATCTGATAGGGCAATGGTATTCTATGGAAAATCAAGCCAATACGGTAAGGCGACAGCACCAATAAACTTAAGGGATGCAATGAACAAATTCCTATCCGACGTGGAAATAACCTTCCGTAGAGATAAGGAAACCAACAGGCCAAGAGTAAACAAATACGACAGTTACCTTGACCGTCAACAAAAAGAAAAAGGCGAATACTACTATCTGGAGGAATAA
- a CDS encoding glycosyltransferase family 39 protein: MESYDYKTDKLLYLLVIISCVYTGVLIYCQNIIGISYWDIFVYLNNAMLFSHINIGSQLSVPPILSLITSIPFQMGFISELTLFCVSGVLFVFLMIGIYILFNYRFKREYSFIASIIFSMTSLVVTWAVSGSNDLPSLAFAIWAIIFTIKAVNEDFKYYYPAFGLFLLSFFTRFTGGFVLIVMICYILLNRKKVMGQLTKKNIMQFVLFFLLVFGVISVIYYSYLGGIPFISQFIEVSNSNQVSSVNVGYELNTFYYIEHLPQFISSYSVNDLYFSSLSTVYNTPTPLAYVILLLSTAGVILFMAKIFNEDNRIDKSFKYKIALLAIICIFIIISYSHISYLITELLFIALVLLLYKLLPNKLNKIDLLMILWMGIFIILHSYHPVKVDRYIVTIIIPIIYFMIIAVDNISHYLNNNKVPLTILTIIMILMIAFNASYMQSITHENPHTTEEKRATQWLKDYDNNLTTENISSDRGVVFSWYLKKYVYTTIPRVLENGNESLEDKLDSINAKYYIDSSSNLTGIEGYHRIYSNNNSQYKLAIYEKDNR, translated from the coding sequence ATGGAAAGTTATGATTATAAAACGGACAAGCTGTTATATCTGCTTGTGATTATTTCATGCGTTTATACGGGAGTTCTGATTTACTGCCAAAACATCATAGGAATCAGTTACTGGGATATCTTCGTTTACCTCAATAACGCCATGCTGTTTTCACATATAAACATCGGCAGCCAGCTGAGTGTTCCGCCGATTCTATCCCTGATTACATCAATACCATTCCAGATGGGCTTTATAAGCGAGTTGACGCTCTTTTGTGTAAGTGGAGTATTGTTTGTATTCTTGATGATAGGAATATACATATTGTTTAATTACAGATTCAAACGTGAGTATTCATTTATTGCAAGCATCATATTTTCAATGACATCACTTGTTGTTACATGGGCCGTAAGCGGATCCAATGATTTACCGTCACTGGCATTTGCCATATGGGCCATCATATTTACGATAAAGGCCGTCAATGAGGATTTCAAATACTACTATCCTGCTTTCGGATTGTTTTTATTATCCTTCTTCACAAGATTTACTGGAGGATTTGTACTTATTGTAATGATATGCTACATATTGTTAAATCGCAAGAAGGTTATGGGACAACTTACCAAGAAGAATATTATGCAATTTGTACTGTTCTTTTTATTGGTTTTTGGAGTCATATCAGTCATATATTATTCTTATCTTGGTGGCATTCCATTTATCAGCCAGTTTATTGAAGTGTCAAACAGCAATCAGGTATCAAGCGTCAATGTGGGATATGAGTTAAATACGTTCTATTACATTGAACACCTGCCTCAGTTTATCAGTTCATATTCGGTTAATGATTTGTACTTTTCATCATTATCTACAGTGTATAATACGCCCACACCGTTGGCATACGTGATTTTACTGCTGTCGACGGCGGGTGTGATCTTATTTATGGCAAAGATATTCAATGAGGACAATCGCATAGACAAATCATTCAAATATAAGATAGCATTATTGGCAATAATATGCATTTTTATAATAATTAGTTATTCACATATATCTTACTTGATAACAGAATTATTGTTTATAGCATTGGTGTTATTATTATACAAATTACTTCCAAATAAATTAAATAAAATCGACTTACTTATGATATTATGGATGGGAATTTTTATTATATTGCATTCTTATCACCCGGTAAAAGTTGATAGGTATATTGTGACAATAATAATACCAATAATATATTTCATGATTATAGCAGTAGACAACATAAGCCATTATCTTAATAATAACAAAGTACCATTAACCATATTGACGATAATCATGATATTGATGATAGCATTCAATGCTAGCTACATGCAGTCAATCACCCATGAAAATCCCCATACCACGGAGGAAAAGAGGGCAACACAATGGCTAAAGGATTATGACAATAACCTTACGACAGAAAACATATCCTCGGACAGGGGAGTAGTATTCAGCTGGTATCTTAAAAAATACGTCTACACCACAATACCAAGGGTACTTGAAAACGGTAACGAAAGCCTGGAGGATAAACTCGATTCGATAAATGCAAAATATTACATAGACTCAAGCAGTAACCTTACAGGAATAGAAGGATATCACAGGATATATTCAAACAACAACAGCCAATATAAACTGGCAATATATGAAAAGGACAACAGATAA